A single Brienomyrus brachyistius isolate T26 chromosome 11, BBRACH_0.4, whole genome shotgun sequence DNA region contains:
- the rras2 gene encoding ras-related protein R-Ras2 isoform X1, with protein sequence MAGWKDGSVQEKYRLVVVGGGGVGKSALTIQFIQSYFVTDYDPTIEDSYTKQCVIDERAARLDILDTAGQEEFGAMREQYMRTGEGFLLVFSVTDRGSFEEIYKFQRQILRVKDRDEFPMILVGNKADLELQRQVTQEEGQQLARQLKVTYMEASAKIRLNVDQAFHELVRVIRKFQEQECPPSPEPTRKEKDKSGCHCVII encoded by the exons ATGGCAGGCTGGAAGGACGGATCGGTGCAAGAGAAGTACCGCCTGGTCGTGGTGGGAGGTGGCGGGGTCGGCAAGTCGGCTTTAACTATCCAATTCATCCAG TCGTACTTCGTGACCGACTATGATCCCACGATTGAGGATTCTTACACAAAGCAGTGTGTGATCGACGAGCGGGCAGCGCGCCTGGACA TCTTGGACACGGCAGGCCAGGAGGAGTTTGGTGCCATGCGAGAGCAATACATGAGAACGGGAGAGGGCTTCCTGCTGGTCTTCTCCGTCACCGACAGAGGAAG TTTTGAGGAAATCTACAAGTTTCAGAGGCAGATCCTCAGAGTAAAAGACCGTGACGAGTTTCCCATGATCCTCGTAGGCAACAAGGCAGATCTGGAGCTGCAGAGACAA GTGACTCAGGAAGAAGGCCAGCAGTTGGCCAGGCAGCTGAAGGTGACATACATGGAGGCCTCAGCCAAGATCCGACTGAATGTAGACCAAGCCTTCCATGAGCTCGTTAGAGTAATAAG GAAGTTCCAGGAGCAGGAGTGTCCGCCTTCACCAGAACCAACCCGCAAGGAGAAGGACAAGAGTGGCTGCCACTGCGTGATTATCTGA
- the rras2 gene encoding ras-related protein R-Ras2 isoform X2, with product MTDRLVVFESYFVTDYDPTIEDSYTKQCVIDERAARLDILDTAGQEEFGAMREQYMRTGEGFLLVFSVTDRGSFEEIYKFQRQILRVKDRDEFPMILVGNKADLELQRQVTQEEGQQLARQLKVTYMEASAKIRLNVDQAFHELVRVIRKFQEQECPPSPEPTRKEKDKSGCHCVII from the exons ATGACAGACAGACTGGTTGTTTTTGAG TCGTACTTCGTGACCGACTATGATCCCACGATTGAGGATTCTTACACAAAGCAGTGTGTGATCGACGAGCGGGCAGCGCGCCTGGACA TCTTGGACACGGCAGGCCAGGAGGAGTTTGGTGCCATGCGAGAGCAATACATGAGAACGGGAGAGGGCTTCCTGCTGGTCTTCTCCGTCACCGACAGAGGAAG TTTTGAGGAAATCTACAAGTTTCAGAGGCAGATCCTCAGAGTAAAAGACCGTGACGAGTTTCCCATGATCCTCGTAGGCAACAAGGCAGATCTGGAGCTGCAGAGACAA GTGACTCAGGAAGAAGGCCAGCAGTTGGCCAGGCAGCTGAAGGTGACATACATGGAGGCCTCAGCCAAGATCCGACTGAATGTAGACCAAGCCTTCCATGAGCTCGTTAGAGTAATAAG GAAGTTCCAGGAGCAGGAGTGTCCGCCTTCACCAGAACCAACCCGCAAGGAGAAGGACAAGAGTGGCTGCCACTGCGTGATTATCTGA